Proteins co-encoded in one Aerococcaceae bacterium DSM 111021 genomic window:
- a CDS encoding GatB/YqeY domain-containing protein: protein MSLTERINQDVKQAMKARDKETLKVIRMIKSALQMEQLKHSESLNEEEEITIIVRELKQRKDSLAEFEKAERHDLVEEVTAEIEVVERYLPKQLSEEEIEVEVQKVMDELGATSSADFGKVMGKAMANLKGQADGNLVKQVTKKLLD, encoded by the coding sequence ATGTCACTAACTGAACGAATTAATCAAGACGTCAAGCAAGCGATGAAGGCTAGAGATAAAGAGACTTTAAAAGTAATACGTATGATAAAGTCGGCATTACAAATGGAGCAATTAAAACATTCTGAATCATTAAATGAGGAAGAAGAAATTACAATTATTGTTCGAGAATTAAAGCAGCGTAAGGATTCTTTAGCTGAATTCGAAAAAGCTGAACGACACGATTTAGTAGAAGAAGTAACTGCTGAGATTGAAGTTGTCGAGCGCTACTTACCAAAACAATTATCAGAAGAAGAGATAGAAGTTGAAGTTCAGAAAGTCATGGATGAACTTGGTGCGACTTCTTCAGCTGATTTTGGCAAAGTTATGGGAAAAGCTATGGCTAACCTAAAAGGTCAGGCAGATGGTAATCTTGTAAAACAAGTTACAAAAAAACTATTAGACTAA
- a CDS encoding PhoH family protein, which translates to MSETDAFSQKVIVSNQDWLLAILGTHDKYVQLLEENFDIQVSNRGEVITITGKESDVELTRSIFLNLVELLQRGITPRTMDIITAVKMAKNGTIDYFVNLYEEVIGRAYDGSAVRAKNFGQLQYVKAVESHDVVFGIGPAGTGKTFLAVVMAVQAMRDGRVKKIILTRPAVEAGESLGFLPGDLKEKVDPYLRPVYDALYAIFGMEHTNRLMERGIIEIAPLAYMRGRTLDDAFVILDEAQNTTIAQMKMFLTRLGFGSKMIINGDQTQIDLPKGVKSGLIDAEQKLNKIKKIKFNYFDEFDVVRHPVVADIIRAYSKD; encoded by the coding sequence TTGAGCGAAACAGATGCATTTTCACAAAAGGTTATTGTATCAAACCAAGATTGGCTATTGGCAATATTAGGTACACATGATAAATATGTTCAATTACTTGAAGAGAATTTTGATATTCAAGTAAGCAATCGAGGAGAAGTTATCACTATAACTGGTAAAGAATCAGACGTTGAGTTAACACGATCAATCTTTTTGAATTTAGTTGAACTTCTACAAAGAGGTATTACGCCTCGTACGATGGATATTATTACAGCAGTAAAAATGGCCAAAAATGGAACAATAGATTATTTTGTTAATTTATACGAGGAAGTTATTGGTCGTGCATACGATGGGTCAGCAGTACGTGCGAAAAATTTCGGGCAATTACAATATGTTAAAGCTGTTGAATCACACGATGTTGTCTTTGGAATTGGACCAGCTGGTACAGGTAAAACTTTTTTAGCCGTTGTCATGGCTGTTCAAGCGATGAGGGATGGTCGAGTTAAAAAGATTATCTTAACACGTCCGGCTGTAGAAGCAGGCGAAAGCCTTGGTTTTTTACCAGGGGACTTGAAAGAAAAGGTTGATCCATATTTAAGACCAGTTTACGATGCATTATATGCGATATTCGGTATGGAACACACAAACCGTTTGATGGAGAGAGGAATCATAGAAATTGCTCCGCTAGCATATATGCGTGGACGTACATTGGATGACGCTTTTGTAATATTGGATGAAGCACAAAATACGACAATTGCACAGATGAAAATGTTCTTGACACGTCTTGGATTTGGTTCAAAAATGATTATAAATGGAGACCAAACTCAAATTGATTTACCAAAAGGGGTAAAATCAGGGTTAATCGATGCAGAGCAAAAGTTAAACAAAATTAAAAAGATTAAGTTTAATTATTTTGATGAATTTGATGTGGTTCGTCATCCTGTTGTTGCTGATATTATTAGAGCTTATTCAAAAGATTAA
- a CDS encoding 30S ribosomal protein S21 — MSKTVVRDNESLEDALRRFKRDVSKTGTLREARNREFYEKPSVKRKKKSEAARKRKF, encoded by the coding sequence ATGTCTAAAACAGTAGTTCGTGATAACGAATCATTAGAAGACGCTCTTCGTCGCTTTAAGCGAGATGTTTCAAAAACAGGTACTTTAAGAGAAGCACGTAACCGTGAATTTTACGAAAAACCAAGTGTTAAACGTAAGAAAAAATCGGAAGCAGCTCGTAAAAGAAAATTCTAA